CGGACGGAGCAGGGCGGCCTACTGCCTCTGATCTGTCCTAGATGTCGAAGTCCGCATCGTCCCGCGGCTCCACCTTGAAGTCCTCGAAGGAGAACCAGCACACTCCGACGATGCTCTGGATCGCTCCTCCCACGGTCGGTTCGTAGGTGTAGTCGCCCATGTCGTCGATCATGCAGGCTCCCGACCCGTCGGTGACGGACCACTGGCCGTAACCCAGGCTGTCGCTCACCACCGTGAGGTTCTGGATCCTGACGAGAACGCTCTCCCACTCCTCGGGCGCAGAGGAAGTCATCATCTCGCCCGTGGTGGCATCGTGGGGGGCGGGCAGCGGATGTCCCGAGGAGACGATCTCGGCGTCGGTGATGTATGACAGTTCCGTGAAACCGTAGTATTCCTGGACGGTCCCGGTCACCACGACGCTGTCACCCCGGGCGAAGCCCGAGATGTCGTTGTCGTAGAGTGCGAGCCCGCTCCATCCGCCGCCGCCCTCGTCCTGGATGACCGCATAGTCCTGGGACGAGGAGTAGAACTCGTCACCGCCCACGGTGACGATTCCCGTGACACTCACTATCTGCCCGAGATAGGGCGACTCGGCCACCTGCCCCTGGACCTCGTAGCAGGAGAGCACCTCGCCGGGGCCCGTTCCCCCCCCGACGTCGAGGTCGCCATCGTCCCTGGGTTCGAGCTTCCATTCGCTGTAGCTGTACCAGAGCACGCCTGCGGCGCTGAAGAGCGTGTCGCCCACGGTCGGTACGTAGCTGTAGTCGCCCATGTCGTCGACGATGCACTCGCCGGACCCGTCATCCACGTTGAACTGCCCGTAGGAGCCCACCGAGATCACGACCGCGTCGGTGATCTCGACCAGTACGGCCTCCCATTCCTCGGCTCCACCGGCCTCGGTCAGGTTTTCGGAGGCGACTGCCGACGGCGCGGGCAGATCGGCATCGGAGCCGAGGATATCGATGGATGTCGCATAACCGAGCTCGGTCATCCCGTAGTATTCCTGGACGGTTCCCGTGATGGCGATGCTGTCGCCCCTGACGAGACTCTCCACGCTGTCGCCGTAGAGGACCAGGCCGCTCCACGGTCCGCCGGACGGATCCGAGAGCACGGCATAGGGAGATGTGGAGGAGTAGTATTCGGTGCCTCCCACTGTGACCACGCCCGTCACAGTGACGACCTGGCCCTCGTAGGGCGACGAGGCGGCCATGCCCTGCACCTCGGCGCAGGTCAGCCAGTCGCCGGCGGCTCCGGAGTCGGGAGTGACGGCCGTGACCTCGTTGCTCCAGCTCTCGAGGCCCTCCGTGTCGCGGGTGACGAGGGCGTAGTAGTACGTGTGGCTCCACTCGAGCCCGGTGTCGGTGAACACCGTATCGGAGGCCGAGGTGTGCGTGGCGGCGATCACTGCGCCGGTCTGGTCCTCCTCGATGCCGGACTCTTCCGACCTGTAGAGGCGGTACTCCTCGAAATCCTCGTCGGGACACTGAGTCCAGCTCGCCAGTACCGAATTCGTCGAACCCGAGGCGTCGGCGTCGAGCACCGAAGCCTGGGGCTCCTCGCCGGTTCCGGCAGGACCCTGTTCGTCGTCGCCGCAGGAGGCCGCCAGGGTGACGGCCGCTGCCAGGATCAGCATCCTCGTCCTCGCAGAAGAAGGCATCTCCGACCTCCGGTTGAGTGAATCCCTCGTCGTGCTATCCTGACCGAATATCGCCCGGAGGGATGTCGACGGCTAGAAGGAGGCGGAGAGCCCGGCCAGCACCGGCCAGCCGAACTCGTCGCGGGATACCGAGATATCCAGCCGGTAGGATCCGGAGGATTCGTAGACGTAGCCTGCCCCGAAGAAGGGGCCCGAAGCATCGGGCTCGTCCGCGGCGAGCTCCCAGCCGCCGGATACGGCTACCGGGCCGGCGGGGACCTCGGCGGCTGCCGAGAGCCTCGAGGCCGTGAAGAATCCGAGGGATCCCCCGCCCACGAGCCGGAGGAGGGCCGATGGCCTCCACGACGCTCCGAGCGTGAGCCCGGTGGGCATGTTCTTCCTTACGCCGTTCCACTCGGGCGCGCTGCCCAGGTTGTCGATGGACAGGCCCAGTTCCAGCCCGGGGACAGCGTCGCTGTAGAGGCCGATCGTGGAGGTGAGGCCCGTCGCCCCTTCTGCGTCGGCGCTCTCCCACACCGGGCCGAGCGAGGCTCCGGCCCTGAGCCCTGGCAGCAGGACGGTGGAGAAGGAGGCCGACAGGCAACCCGTCGACCAGGAATACTCTCCCGTGGGCATGCCCGCCTCGTCCCTGCCCTGGATGCCTCCGTGGCCGAGCCACTGGATCGCCAGCCCGGCGGTGGAGCCTCCCCCGGCGGAGAAGGCGGCCGCCGCACCGGCGGTGGAGGACTCGAGCCGGGCGGTCCCGCCCGATGCGGTGATCCCGGGGGTGAGTGCAGCGGGATTCGTCGTTCCTGCCGAAGCCCCGGCCGTGACCGCGCCCGCGGCGATGCCGAGCCTCGCGGTCGCGGCGAAGGGATCGGCGCAGAGCACCAGGGCGTCGGCCGTGCCCGTGGAGGCTGCGGAGACGCCCGATGCGAGCAGGGCGGTCAGCGCACCATGGAGAAGTACTCGACCCATCTCCCCCCGCCTCCGTCCTCCAGGACGGCTGCATAGAGCCCGGGAGAGGCGAGCGAGCCTCCGTCCAGGGAGAGGTCCCACTCGACCGAGAGGTCCCCGGTCTCACGGTTCATCACGGTCTCCCCCGACAGGTTCACGACTCTCAGGGTGTATGTCGGAGAGCCTCCGGACGCGGGCCATCGGAAAGTGACATGGTCGGAGCAGGGGCTGGGATAGGCAACGAAGCCGGCAGGATCCCCGGGGGTCCCGCCTCCGGGCAGCGACTGGAAGTAGAGGCTGTCGCCGTCGGTCGAGATGAAGAACGTACCCAGCAGGTCCGTCCTGAAGATGTCGATGTCCCGCCCCATCAGCCTGGCGATCACCTCGCCGTGGGGATGCCCGAAGGGATTGCCTGCGCCGACCTCTATCGCAGCCCAGTCGGGTGAGACCGCCGCGAGCCACTGCGTCGAGGTGGAGGTGTAGGAGCCGTGGTGGCCCACCTTCAGGACGTCCGAGGCGACGCTGTCTATCAGGCCGAGAGCCAGCGCCTCGAGTACGACGTCCTCGCCGCCCTCGGTCTCGAGATCGCCGGCGAAGAGGAAGCTCACATCCAGGTAGGAGAGCCTGAGCACGATGCTTGCGTTGTTGATGTTGCCCGGATCGAGAGGATCCACCGGGTGCAGCACCTGCACCGAGAGATCCGGACCCCAGTCCAGGGAATCGCCCCTCCGGAGGATGCGGAGGCCC
This DNA window, taken from Candidatus Fermentibacter sp., encodes the following:
- a CDS encoding ComEC/Rec2 family competence protein, with the protein product MSSRSLLLALALASAAASDPLTVFFIDPGYADYSGDAMLVRTPSGGSYLIDGGDHGSDPFWDCGESRVLPLLDSLGISHLDGIVATHPHSDHIGGLISVLEAVPVDSVWDSGFDSGSFVYEEFMDAVEACGSGLRILRRGDSLDWGPDLSVQVLHPVDPLDPGNINNASIVLRLSYLDVSFLFAGDLETEGGEDVVLEALALGLIDSVASDVLKVGHHGSYTSTSTQWLAAVSPDWAAIEVGAGNPFGHPHGEVIARLMGRDIDIFRTDLLGTFFISTDGDSLYFQSLPGGGTPGDPAGFVAYPSPCSDHVTFRWPASGGSPTYTLRVVNLSGETVMNRETGDLSVEWDLSLDGGSLASPGLYAAVLEDGGGGRWVEYFSMVR